A stretch of DNA from Aliarcobacter thereius LMG 24486:
ATCTTAATGCTTTTCCTAAAACATCTTTTATCTTTTCTACATCTGAAAAGTGATCGATTTTCTCTACAAATTTTCCATCTTTATCAAAAATATAAATATATGAAGTATGTGCAACAGAGTAATCTATAGCTGAACCTTTTAAATATATATACTCATAATTAGAAGCATATCTTTTTATGATATCATCGATATTCTCTTTTGTTGAACTAGCTCCTATAAAATTCTTATGAAAATATTTTGCATACTCTTTTAAGTTTTCCAATTTATCTCTATTTGGATCAACACTTATAAAAAGCCCTAATATCTCATCTTTGTTTTGTTCTTCTAATTCATTAATAGCTTGAGCTAAAGCACTTAATGATGTTGGGCAAACATCAGGACAAAATGTATATCCAAAATATACAGCTAAAACTTTGCTTTTGAAATCATCTTTTGTAATTTGTCCATCTACTGTATCTAAGGTAAAACTATAATTTCTATTCTCTTTAAATTTATCTACTAAAGGTTCTATCAGCAATATAAATAAAACTGCTACAAATAATGCTATTAATATTTTATAAACTATTTTCATCTAATTTCTCGTTTCAAAGCTAAATCTTGCACCTAAAATTTCATTATTTTCTTCTATTTTTATATCAGCATTCCAAGTCATTTTATCATATACACAAGCTGGAAGCATTGTTTTTAAACTATAATATCCATCTCCAATATTATGAAATATTGCATTTATTTCTCCCATATTCATAGTTGTTGAATAGATATTTAAAGATATTTTCTTTAAATCCTCTTTATTGCTTGTTAAAACAAATTCTAAATCGTTCATAAGCGGTATATTTTTTGGTTCAATATCCAAAATCAGTTCTATTCCATTTTCTAATACTATTTTACAAGAGCTATTTCTTAAATCACAATCTTCATCTTGAACTATATACTTTATATCTTTTTTAAAAGATTGATAAATAGAGTTAAAATCAATAGTAAAATATAAAATCACCAAAAAAATAGTACTTGAAACTAATATAATATTTATTTTTAACTCTTTATTCATAAAATCTCTTTCAATGATGTTTCATCATACCTTGTTTTATACTCTTTACTTCTAATTCTAAATTCTTTATTTCTCCATTTGAAAACTCTAAAGATAAGTCTATTAAATCACCTTCATTTAAAGACTTATTTAAACCAATTAACATAATATGATATCCACCTGGTTTTAAATCTGTATTACTATTTGCTTTTATTAAAATCTCTTCTACTTCATACATTTTCATCATACCATTTTTCATATCATGAGTATGAAGCTCAACTTTATTTGCAAGAGATGAACTTGCTTTTATAAGTGATATATTTTTATCTGTAATATTATTTAAGTTCATAAAAGCTGCACTATTTGGCATATTTGGTGGAGTTGCTCTTGCATAGGCATCACTTACTTTTATAGAATCTGAAGCTAAAAGAAGTGTAGCTCCAAATAAAAATAGAATAATAATCTTTTTCATCTTTTCCCTTTTTTATTGAAACTATATATAAGAAGTGTTAATTTAGTGTTAATTTCTTAAATCACATCATTGAACAAGGACTCATTCCTGTTTTAAAAAATCTTGCAGTTATAGTATCCATAGATTTTATATGATTTATTAACCAATTTATCAAATCATACTCAATATAGTTTTTTAAAGCTTCAATATCTTTACTATTTTCAAAACTATTCCAAATATTTTCTATCTCTAAAAGATTCCTATCATGTTCTGATTTATGAAAAGGATATGCAAAGAAAGCTCTTTTTTGCATCTCATCTTCTTCAGTTTTAAAATGCTCTATTGTGTGCTTTTGCCAAGATTTATAACTATCTTTTAGAAAATTAAAATTCTCATCTGAACTCTTTTTTTGGAATATCTTTATATGTTCATAAAGTTTATTTATCAAATCTACATCTTCAAAATGTGTATTATTCATAAACTCTTCATCTACAAGTGGTAAACTATTTTTATCAATTAGCATTCTTACTCCTTTTTTATCTAGGAAAATTGTAGATGATTATTTTAAATTACTCATTGATAAATATCAATTTTTTAGATTATTTTTAACTCTTTTACACTTTTTGGCTCATCAAACCAATATCCTTGAAAATAATCTATTTCTAACTCTTTACAAGTATCATAAATCTCTTTTGTAGATACAAACTCAGCAACAGTTCTCATTCCAACTTTTTTTGCAAAGAAAACAATTGCTTCTATTACAGCTCTTGCTGATTTTGATCTATTTATATCTTGAATTATAGAACCATCGAGTTTTATAAAATCTGCTTGGAGTTTTACTAAATATGAGAAGTTTGAGTATCCTGTTCCAAAATCATCTATTGCTATTTTCACTCCTAAACTTTTAACAATATTTATAAAAGTTATAACTTCTTCAAGATTATCTATTCCTTCACTTTCAGTTATTTCAATAGTTAAAAATTCAGCAACTCCGAACTCATAAATCTTTTGTATTAAATAATCAAAAACATCTTTATCTAAAATATCACTAATTGACAAATTTATATTAAAAGATATATTCTTATCTGCAAAAAATTCAAATGATTTTTGTATAACTTGTTTTGTAATAGAACTATATAAATTTATCTTTTTTGCTCTATCTAAAAAAAAGAAAGGTGAAATTATATCTCCTTTTGAATCTTTCATTCTAACTAAGACTTCATATTTTTTCTCATATTGATTACTTATTAATTGGGCAAATATTTCAAACTTCTCTTTCTTCACAGCTTGTATAATTTGTGTTTCCCAATAGAGTTCTTGTTCAATATTAGATGAATTTGGATGACAAATATGATGCTCTTTTTTATCATAAACAACTAAATTATGTTTTAATACTCTTGTCTGTTTTAAAGCATATTCAGCAGTAAACAAAAGCTCCTCATAATCTATTGCAACACCAACTCTTAATGGAATATAAACTCTATATCCATCAAGTTCTATTGGTGAATATCCAAAATACCAAATAATTGATTTAATTGCATGTATAAAAATATCTTTTTCTATATTTTCATTTGATGTAACAGCAAAAATATCAGCTCCCAAATAATAAATATTTCCATTTTTAAACTTATCTTCTAACCTTGAAGATACTAGTTTTAGAATCTTTTCTCCAAATTCATAACCATAGTAATGATTTACATTACCAAAACCTGTTATATCAAAAATTGCTAATTTATTAAACTTTTTATCAAGACTATCTTGTATAAAATCTCTTCTTTTAGGAAATGTTATCTCATTGTTATTTTGCATATTTACTCTTTATTGATCGTTTTGCCAAGATGTAATTCCACCCTTTAAAGAGTAAATCTTACCTAAATATCCAGCTTTTTTTAGTTTTATTATAGCTTCTTTACTTTTTAATCCTATTGTACAAACTAATACTACTCTTTTTTGATTATTTAAGATAGTTAAATCTTCAAGTATATCTTTTATGTCTACTTGTTTTGAGTTCTTTATTGATTTCTCATCTTCTTTTATATTTTCTCTAATATCAACTATTTGTATATTTTCTTCTTCTATCATAGATTTTAATTCAATCAAACTTATCTCTTCTACAATAATCTCTTCTGTATTATCTTTTATTCCACAAAATAAATTATAATCTATTAACTCTTTTATACTTGGATTTCTACTACAAACTGGACACTCTTCATTTTTTTCTATTTTATATTCAAGAAATTTCATTTTTAGAGTATTTAAAGTCAAAAGTCTATTATCTAAGTTTTCTCCAATATTTAAAATAAGTTTTATAGCTTCATTTGCTTGAATTGTTCCTACAATTCCAGGTAAAACTCCCAAAACTCCAGCTTCTGCACAAGACTGAACTTTATTTGGAGCTGGTGGTTCTTTAAATAAACATCTATAACAAGCTCCACCATTTTTATTAAATACAGAAACTTGTCCTTCAAATCTAAATATTGCTCCGTAAACAAAAGGCTTATTTAAAAATACACAAGCATCATTTATTAGATATCTTGTTGGGAAATTATCTGTTCCATCTACAACTACATCAAATCCATTGATTATTTCCAGTGCATTCTTGCTTATTAGTTTTTCCTCTATTGATATAACATTTATATTTGGATTTATTAAATTTATCTGCTTTTTTGCTGATTCTACTTTTGATTTATTAATTGAGCTTGTATTATGTATAACTTGTCTTTGAAGATTTGACTCTTCTACTTTATCAAAGTCTATAATTCCAAGAGTTCCAACTCCAGCTGCTGCTAAATAGAGTAAAACAGGTGAACCTAAAGCACCTGTTCCAACAACTAAAACTTTTGAATTTTTTAGTTTTAGTTGTCCTTTTAGTCCAATTTCAGGAACTATTAAATGTCTGCTATATCTATTTATTTCATCAAGAGTAAGTTTATTTTTTTCAGAAGTTTCAAGCATAATTATCCTTATAGAAATTAAGCTAAAAGAATAGCACAAGAGATATTTATCTTCTCTTTTTAATAATAAATATCAACTATAAAAAAAGGGAAAGAGTTTCAATCTTTCCCTTTCTTAGCTATTTTTTCTAGATATTGAGACTAAAGTTCCAAATCTCATATTTATAAATTAACTTTTATGAGTTTTTCTCTTTTTTAGCCGTTCTTTTTCTAACTGTTGGGTCAAGTTCTCTTTTTCTAATTCTAATAGAAATAGGAGTTACTTCAACTGCTTCATCTTCTTCAACCCACTCTAAAGCATTTTCTAATGACATAGTTTTTACAGGAACAAGTCTAATAGCTTCATCAGCTCCACTTGATCTAACATTTGATTGTTGTTTTCCTTTAATAGGATTTACATCTAAGTCATTATCTTTTGAATGTTGCCCAACTATCATTCCTGTATATACTTTATCTTGAGGTTTTATAAACATAATTCCTCTATCTTGTAGATTAAATATTGAATAAGCTAATGCTTCTCCATTTTCCATAGATACTAAAGCACCATATTTTCTACTTTCAACTGATCCACTATATGGTCTAAATTCTAAGAAAGAGTGGTTCATAATTCCTTCTCCTCTAGTTTCAGTTAAGAATTCTGTTCTAATCCCAATTAATCCTCGTGCTGGAATCTCAAACTCTAATCTTGTAAATCCAATTCCCATTGGAATCATATTTGTCATTACAGCTTTTCTTTTCCCTAGTTTTTCAATAATTGCTCCACTAAATTCATCTGGTGTATCAATTACAAGATGTTCAAATGGCTCCATTTTAACACCATTTTCTTCTCTAATAATTACTTCTGGTCTTCCAATAATAAACTCAAAACCTTCTCTTCTCATATTCTCAGCCAAAATAGTAATTTGAAGTTCACCTCTTCCGTTTACTTTAAATTTACCTTCTCCAACTTGCTCATAATTCATAGCAATATTTGTGTTCATCTCAGCTTTTAATCTCTCATCAATTTTATTTGATGTTACATATTTACCTTCTGTTCCAGCTAATGGTGAATCATTTACAGCAAATGTTACGCTTAAAGTTGGCTCTTCAATATGCATTGGATCAAGTGGCATTGGATTTGATGGATCACATAAAGAATCTCCAACATCAATTGTTTCAAAACCTGCAACAGCTACAATATCTCCAGAACCAGCAGTTTTTATATCAATTCTATCAAGTCCTTTAAATCCAATAAGTTTAGAAACTCTACCTTTTATTTTAGAACCATCCGCTTTACAAAGAACAACTGTTTCACCTTGAGAAATAGTACCATTGAAAATTCTAGCAATTCCTATTTTACCAATGAAATTATCATAATCAAGAGTAAACACTTGAAGTTGAAGACCATTTGTATCATCACCTTTTGGTTTTGGAACTTCTTTTAAAATTGTTTCATATAATGGTTTGAAATCCATATTGTCATCATTATAGTTGTATCTTGCATATCCACTTCTAGCAGCAGCATAAATAACTGGGAAATCTAGTTGCTCTTCTGTTGCATCCATTTGTGCAAAAAGGTCAAAAACCTCATCAACAACTCTATCAGGCTCAGCTGCAGGTTTATCTATTTTATTTACTACAACTATTGGTCTATGACCTAAAGATAGTGCTTTTTTAACAACGAATTTTGTTTGAGGCATAACTCCTTCTTGTGCATCAACAAGAAGTAAAACAGAATCAACCATCTTTAAAACCCTCTCAACTTCTCCACCAAAATCGGCGTGACCTGGAGTATCAATTATATTAATTCTTACACCTTCATAATCAATAGCTGTATTTTTTGAAAGAATTGTAATTCCTCTCTCTTTTTCAATAGCATCACTATCCATTACTCTATCATCTACATTTTGGTGAGCAGAAAATGTACCACTTTGTTTTAAAAGCTCATCTACCGTTGTTGTTTTACCATGATCAACGTGTGCAATAACTGCGATATTTCTAATATCTCTCATATGTCTTCTTTATATTAAAATTTTCGCGGATTATAGCTAAGAAATACTTAGATATAGATAATAGCTTAAAATATGGTTAAATAATTTATAATTTTTAGAATTTTCTTAGTAAAATTATTTTTACCTTTTTAGTTTAAATTAATCTTAAATAGTTTAGAATTCTTTACTTTTAGGTTTGCGGAGCAAACAGACAACTTGAACTACTTTTTCTAACTCAAGAGTCAAACAAATCACTATTTTTTATTTTAAAGGATTTTTTATGGAGTTTATTCAAAACTTTAAAAAAACTCTTTCAAGATTTTGGTCACCAATTCCAGCAGTTATTGCTCTTGGAGTTTTAAGTGCATATTATTTTGGAATTACAGGAACTTACTGGGCAGTTACAGGAGAATTTACTAGATGGGGTGGACATTTTTTACAAATGTTTGGAGTTGATGTTTCAACTTGGGGTTACTACAAACTTATGAGCATTGAAGGAAACATTTTCACAAGAATTGATGGAGTTATGATTATTGGTATGTTTGCAGGATGTATTGCTGCTGCATTTTGGGGAAATAATGTAAAATTTAGATTACCTCTAAACAATATTAGAGTTTGGCAAGCACTTATTGGTGGAATTATTGCAGGTTTTGGAGCAAGACTTGGGATGGGTTGTAATCTTGCAAGTTTTTTTACAGGAATTCCACAATTTTCATTTCATGCATGGGTATTTACAGCATTTATGATGGTTGGAGTCTATTTTGGAGTAAAAGTTGCTCTTCATCCATTCTTTCAATCAAAAATAAAAATGCAAAAAGTTTCTTGTGCAAAACCTCTTTCACACGATGAAAACAAAGTAAAAAGATTTTTTACTTTTGGTACACTTATTGCACTTTTAATAATTGCTTATGCGCTATATTTAATCTTTATTGCAAATAGTCCTAAACTTGGTATGGCTGTATTTTTTGGAGCATCTTTTGGTCTTATTATTGCAAAAGCTCAAATCTGTTTCACATCTGCATTTAGAGATATTTTTACAACTGGAAGAAGTGAATTAGCAATTGCAATTATTGTTGGAATGATTGTTGCAACATTAGGTGTATTTACATATTTAAATATGGGTGCTGTTCCTAAAATATTTTGGACAGGACCAAATGTTGTTATTGGTGGATTATTATTTGGATTTGGAATTGTTCTTGCTGGTGGTTGTGAATGTGGTTGGATGTATAGAGCTGTTGAAGGTCAAGTGCATTTTTGGATAGTTGGAGTTGGAAATATTATTGGTGCTACATTATTAGCTTTTGTTTGGGATGATATTTCTGAACCTCTTGCTACTTCTTGGCCAAAAATAAATCTACTTGAAAGCTTTGGTCAATATGGTGGATTAGTAGCAAATTATGGACTATTATTTGCATTCTTTATACTAATTTTAGTTTTAGAGAAAAAATATTTAAGAAAATCAAGAAATAGATAAGGAAAAAAGATGGAAAACAAAGAAATAATCCCAGATTATAGAATTGATATGCAAGGGGAGCCTTGTCCATATCCTGCAATAAATACTCTTGAAGCGATGAAAGAGTTAGAAAATGGAGAGATTTTGGAGATAATTAGTGATTGTCCACAAAGTATAAACAATATTCCAATTGATGCAAAAAATCATGGATATAAAGTTTTATTAATAGATAGTGATGGACCAACAATTAGATATATCATTCAAAAATAGGTTTTTCTGGCTTAAAAGCCAGAAAAACCTAAACTTGACACTTTCTTGACAAATTATTAATTCTATATTAATTAAGCTAACCTAAAATTCATAACTACTCTATTTTAGGAAATATATGAAAATCATCTCTCAATCAAAACTTATAATATTTAGTTCAATTATTTTTACAATATTTTAAAAGTAAAGAACTATGACGAAATCAAGTAGTAATATAATAAAAATATAGTTAATCACAATAAAAAAGGAGTATATATAATGAAAAAAAGTTTACTAACAGTATCGCTTTTATCAATCTTAACAACAAGTTTACTTGCAGGAGATAAAAAAGAGAGAAGTGGTGCAAAAGTATATGCAGAGTCATGTGCTGTTTGTCACTCAACAAAGTTCTTAAAAGAGGCACCAAAATTTGGAAGTAAAGATGATTGGGAGGAATTTATCGAAGAAGGACAACAATTTCCAGTTGCACATGGTTGGGTTGGTACTAGAAAAATGCCAAGACATGGTGGAGATCCAAAAATTACTCTAAATGAATTTATAAATGCAACTGCATATTTAGGTAATTCAGCTGGAGCAGATTGGAAAGAGGCTAAAGATTTAGACAAAGAAACATATAAAGAGATTCTAAAAGAGATTCAAATTAGACTTCAAAGAAACGAACTTTATGATAAAATCGGGAAAAAATATTAATCTTTAACTAAGTAATCCATACTTTTGTATGGATTATCTTGTAAATAATCTATTATATTTGGAGTATAAAATTGAATAAAAATGTTCTTTTAATTGAAGATGATTTACAAATGCAATCTTTAATAATTGATTATTTACAAGATTATGGATTCTCAACAACTGCTTTTATGCATCCAAAAGATGCAATAAATAGTTTCAAACAAAACAGTAACTACTCAATAATAATTCTTGATTTAATGCTTCCTTATATGGATGGTTTTGACTTATTTAAAAAACTAAAAGAGATTAAAAACATACCTATTATTATCTCATCAGCAAGAGGAGATATTGGAAATAAAATACAAGGCTTTGAAATAGGAGCAGATGATTATCTTGCTAAACCTTATGAACCAAGAGAGTTAGTTTTAAGAATAGAATATATTTTAAAACAAACTTCTCTTAAATCTTTTAAAGTTTCAAACTTTAAAATTAACAAAGAAAATAGAACAATATTTATAGATGATTATCTAATTGATTTTACAAAAGTTGAATTTGAAATATTTATATATTTAGTTAAAAATCAAAATAAAATATCTTCAAGAGAGCAGATATTACAAGCTAGTTCATTGGATTTAAATACAAGAAACAGAACTATTGATATGCATATTTCAAATATTCGTGCAAAAATTGGAGATGATCCTAAAAATCCAAAATATATTAAATCTATTTGGGGAATTGGTTACAAGTTTGTAGCCTAATAATTATGTCTATATTTAAAAAACTTCTATTTTTATTTATTTTAAGCCTAATTCTAATGATAACTATTGCTATTTGGATGAATAAAATAAACTCAAATAAAATTGATATTTTAAATTCTCTTGTATTTTTAGATGTTTTTGCACTTTTCTTAATTTTTCTATATATTCTAAAACTTCTATTTCCTCTCAAAAAAATAACAAAAGAGATAAAAAAGTTTGCAAATGGAGATTTGTCAACAAGAATAGATATAAATTCAAAAGATGAGATAGGAATTTTAGCAAAAACATTTAACAAAATGGCTAGTTCACTTGAAAACTCTATTAAAACAAGAGAAGAGCTATTAAGAGATATAGGACATGAACTAAGAACTCCCATAGCAAAAGGAAAATTTGCCATAGAGAAGATTGATGATTTATCTAAAAAAGAGCTTCTTAAAAATATATTTAATGATTTAGAAAAGCTAACAAATGAATTAATAGAGTTAGAAAAATTAAATATTATTAATTTAAATATCTCTACTTTTTGTACAGAAACTTTAGTTTTAGATGCTTTAGGAAAATTATATTTAGAAGATGAATCAAAAATAAAAATAGAGATAAAAGATAATTTTAAAATAGATGCTGATTTATATTATCTATCAATAGCTTTAAAAAATCTAATTGATAATGCTTTAAAATATGCTAGTTCTTCACCAATTATTATAAAAATAAAGAAAAATGAAATAAGTGTTTTAAGCAGAGGCAAAAAACTCTCTAACGATTTAGAATACTATTTAAAACCATTCACTCAAGAATTGAGTCAAAGAGATGGTTTTGGCTTGGGTTTAAGCATTGTAAAAAAAATTATTGATAAACATAGTTTTGAGTTATCTTACACTTACAAAGAAGAATTCAATACATTTAAAATCCTTTTATAATCTATATTGTATAATCTATCCTAATTTTT
This window harbors:
- a CDS encoding SCO family protein; amino-acid sequence: MKIVYKILIALFVAVLFILLIEPLVDKFKENRNYSFTLDTVDGQITKDDFKSKVLAVYFGYTFCPDVCPTSLSALAQAINELEEQNKDEILGLFISVDPNRDKLENLKEYAKYFHKNFIGASSTKENIDDIIKRYASNYEYIYLKGSAIDYSVAHTSYIYIFDKDGKFVEKIDHFSDVEKIKDVLGKALR
- a CDS encoding copper chaperone PCu(A)C, which gives rise to MKKIIILFLFGATLLLASDSIKVSDAYARATPPNMPNSAAFMNLNNITDKNISLIKASSSLANKVELHTHDMKNGMMKMYEVEEILIKANSNTDLKPGGYHIMLIGLNKSLNEGDLIDLSLEFSNGEIKNLELEVKSIKQGMMKHH
- a CDS encoding hemerythrin family protein, which encodes MLIDKNSLPLVDEEFMNNTHFEDVDLINKLYEHIKIFQKKSSDENFNFLKDSYKSWQKHTIEHFKTEEDEMQKRAFFAYPFHKSEHDRNLLEIENIWNSFENSKDIEALKNYIEYDLINWLINHIKSMDTITARFFKTGMSPCSMM
- a CDS encoding EAL domain-containing protein, translated to MQNNNEITFPKRRDFIQDSLDKKFNKLAIFDITGFGNVNHYYGYEFGEKILKLVSSRLEDKFKNGNIYYLGADIFAVTSNENIEKDIFIHAIKSIIWYFGYSPIELDGYRVYIPLRVGVAIDYEELLFTAEYALKQTRVLKHNLVVYDKKEHHICHPNSSNIEQELYWETQIIQAVKKEKFEIFAQLISNQYEKKYEVLVRMKDSKGDIISPFFFLDRAKKINLYSSITKQVIQKSFEFFADKNISFNINLSISDILDKDVFDYLIQKIYEFGVAEFLTIEITESEGIDNLEEVITFINIVKSLGVKIAIDDFGTGYSNFSYLVKLQADFIKLDGSIIQDINRSKSARAVIEAIVFFAKKVGMRTVAEFVSTKEIYDTCKELEIDYFQGYWFDEPKSVKELKII
- the moeB gene encoding molybdopterin-synthase adenylyltransferase MoeB, which codes for MLETSEKNKLTLDEINRYSRHLIVPEIGLKGQLKLKNSKVLVVGTGALGSPVLLYLAAAGVGTLGIIDFDKVEESNLQRQVIHNTSSINKSKVESAKKQINLINPNINVISIEEKLISKNALEIINGFDVVVDGTDNFPTRYLINDACVFLNKPFVYGAIFRFEGQVSVFNKNGGACYRCLFKEPPAPNKVQSCAEAGVLGVLPGIVGTIQANEAIKLILNIGENLDNRLLTLNTLKMKFLEYKIEKNEECPVCSRNPSIKELIDYNLFCGIKDNTEEIIVEEISLIELKSMIEEENIQIVDIRENIKEDEKSIKNSKQVDIKDILEDLTILNNQKRVVLVCTIGLKSKEAIIKLKKAGYLGKIYSLKGGITSWQNDQ
- the typA gene encoding translational GTPase TypA; translation: MRDIRNIAVIAHVDHGKTTTVDELLKQSGTFSAHQNVDDRVMDSDAIEKERGITILSKNTAIDYEGVRINIIDTPGHADFGGEVERVLKMVDSVLLLVDAQEGVMPQTKFVVKKALSLGHRPIVVVNKIDKPAAEPDRVVDEVFDLFAQMDATEEQLDFPVIYAAARSGYARYNYNDDNMDFKPLYETILKEVPKPKGDDTNGLQLQVFTLDYDNFIGKIGIARIFNGTISQGETVVLCKADGSKIKGRVSKLIGFKGLDRIDIKTAGSGDIVAVAGFETIDVGDSLCDPSNPMPLDPMHIEEPTLSVTFAVNDSPLAGTEGKYVTSNKIDERLKAEMNTNIAMNYEQVGEGKFKVNGRGELQITILAENMRREGFEFIIGRPEVIIREENGVKMEPFEHLVIDTPDEFSGAIIEKLGKRKAVMTNMIPMGIGFTRLEFEIPARGLIGIRTEFLTETRGEGIMNHSFLEFRPYSGSVESRKYGALVSMENGEALAYSIFNLQDRGIMFIKPQDKVYTGMIVGQHSKDNDLDVNPIKGKQQSNVRSSGADEAIRLVPVKTMSLENALEWVEEDEAVEVTPISIRIRKRELDPTVRKRTAKKEKNS
- the yedE gene encoding selenium metabolism membrane protein YedE/FdhT, yielding MEFIQNFKKTLSRFWSPIPAVIALGVLSAYYFGITGTYWAVTGEFTRWGGHFLQMFGVDVSTWGYYKLMSIEGNIFTRIDGVMIIGMFAGCIAAAFWGNNVKFRLPLNNIRVWQALIGGIIAGFGARLGMGCNLASFFTGIPQFSFHAWVFTAFMMVGVYFGVKVALHPFFQSKIKMQKVSCAKPLSHDENKVKRFFTFGTLIALLIIAYALYLIFIANSPKLGMAVFFGASFGLIIAKAQICFTSAFRDIFTTGRSELAIAIIVGMIVATLGVFTYLNMGAVPKIFWTGPNVVIGGLLFGFGIVLAGGCECGWMYRAVEGQVHFWIVGVGNIIGATLLAFVWDDISEPLATSWPKINLLESFGQYGGLVANYGLLFAFFILILVLEKKYLRKSRNR
- the yedF gene encoding sulfurtransferase-like selenium metabolism protein YedF, producing MENKEIIPDYRIDMQGEPCPYPAINTLEAMKELENGEILEIISDCPQSINNIPIDAKNHGYKVLLIDSDGPTIRYIIQK
- a CDS encoding c-type cytochrome yields the protein MKKSLLTVSLLSILTTSLLAGDKKERSGAKVYAESCAVCHSTKFLKEAPKFGSKDDWEEFIEEGQQFPVAHGWVGTRKMPRHGGDPKITLNEFINATAYLGNSAGADWKEAKDLDKETYKEILKEIQIRLQRNELYDKIGKKY
- a CDS encoding response regulator transcription factor; translated protein: MNKNVLLIEDDLQMQSLIIDYLQDYGFSTTAFMHPKDAINSFKQNSNYSIIILDLMLPYMDGFDLFKKLKEIKNIPIIISSARGDIGNKIQGFEIGADDYLAKPYEPRELVLRIEYILKQTSLKSFKVSNFKINKENRTIFIDDYLIDFTKVEFEIFIYLVKNQNKISSREQILQASSLDLNTRNRTIDMHISNIRAKIGDDPKNPKYIKSIWGIGYKFVA
- a CDS encoding HAMP domain-containing protein; its protein translation is MSIFKKLLFLFILSLILMITIAIWMNKINSNKIDILNSLVFLDVFALFLIFLYILKLLFPLKKITKEIKKFANGDLSTRIDINSKDEIGILAKTFNKMASSLENSIKTREELLRDIGHELRTPIAKGKFAIEKIDDLSKKELLKNIFNDLEKLTNELIELEKLNIINLNISTFCTETLVLDALGKLYLEDESKIKIEIKDNFKIDADLYYLSIALKNLIDNALKYASSSPIIIKIKKNEISVLSRGKKLSNDLEYYLKPFTQELSQRDGFGLGLSIVKKIIDKHSFELSYTYKEEFNTFKILL